One Dictyostelium discoideum AX4 chromosome 3 chromosome, whole genome shotgun sequence genomic region harbors:
- a CDS encoding hypothetical protein (Similar to Mus musculus (Mouse). tenascin C), producing MDVVLFERTMTKLITILIFFFLLFNVIKSSSTDQNCLNTLKNQLNVKECIICQKENCINTFESCISGDEENLSVFLDQIPIDRFDPTCFKKVKELTIKNLNFTEYLDSFNGTSISLIDCTYDNLNSIKHNKIYLTHLNITNLKTQEIGDIAINFIKTLIGFKSISYFSFTFSNIIGDFSEFTAVLENLEIKSFEINNNQLVGTINSSWCNTLLKINNNKLSGELPSCFTCHIYSDYVKSMIITGNKFTNENPIADCKTLKPNLFYNSTSRELYLYGKDLGFISDDIKNDKYTFNLEKPSKLFIATNVNESDLPKYLNITFSGAKKEFSLSTTKIAPIVSSITISEILDSITFTGTNLNDPPPISILIGDKNYTDLNFNFNQVQCKIQRLSYDDDFVIVKIINGDDFYKFSTTIYTYINQSIQVDYCSKVCKKLDDGVCIKIKEYCGGGNIISNSCTSSTAGGCNCSNDFQNSFCSYIPCPMDCNSESNQGICNYQTGKCECLPYYQGLDCSLPNKPCNTNCSFDSDQGKCNTQTGNCECSPNFQGKNCELPLKYCSSDCSAPLNKGFCNDQTGICQCFPNYQGSDCSLPLKVCTSDCSFDLNQGWCNNQTGTCQCKPNYQGSDCKTPSHYITSVIPCSIDGGEVLINGWFGNNNDGTNLLSSYNIVIGSLDCIVTSINETEIKCNLGAGTGTKNIKIINSINPNVIFNGNGLFNYQNPIKTCPNSCTSLNNGNCNSNTGECQCNDKFRGFDCSTPIKIIESAPSTNTSINKETGGIELTNQDTIYEISIISLNEISIDGSIIKSYQLKDNWSIYNINDESTTKRTTTTKRTTTTTTTTTTTTTTTTTDFNNIFMFSQKLINNTCKITYTIEEIKLKDKNFTFGTTTFKVEKDSIKLSVLIQDYQYQSSLNTLQLIFYSAVGNDSNSNNDDCNKQDTSIDTSNANNQQISNYIQISKNSKTLVGRFINQVIADSRSTFMSSTIIKDNVKSSSIMLGLNLPHCKECLIDPDFSVLVSPDFKESCNESTNKNKWFIPVIVVAPVVGCAAILTLSIVLYRKNKYNIKIASEKLKSLKRK from the exons atggatgttgtt cTCTTTGAAAGAACAATGacaaaattaattacaatattaatatttttttttttattatttaatgttatTAAAAGTTCTTCAACTGACCAAA ATTGCTTGAATACtcttaaaaatcaattaaatgtaAAAGAATGTATAATTTGCCAAAAGGAAAATTGCATAAATACATTTGAATCATGTATTTCTGGTGATGAGGAAAATTTAAGTGT attcTTAGACCAAATTCCAATTGATAGATTTGATCCTACATGTTTTAAAAAGGTCAAAGAATTAACCATAAAAAACTTGAATTTTACAGAGTATTTGGATTCATTCAATGGTACATCTATTTCACTTATTGATTGTActtatgataatttaaattcaattaagcATAATAAGATATATTTAACACATCTAAATATTACTAATTTAAAAACACAAGAGATTGGGGATATtgctattaattttattaaaacctTAATAGGATTTAAATctatttcttatttttcatttacttTCAGTAATATTATCGGGGATTTCTCTGAATTCACGGCCGTGTTggaaaatttagaaattaaaagttttgaaataaataataatcaacttGTTGGAACTATTAATTCATCATGGTGTAATacccttttaaaaattaataataacaagtTATCCGGTGAATTACCATCTTGTTTTACATGTCATATTTATAGTGATTACGTTAAAAGTATGATTATTACTGgaaataaatttacaaatgaaAATCCAATAGCAGAttgtaaaactttaaaacCAAACCTTTTTTATAATTCCACTAGTCGCGAACTGTATCTCTATGGTAAAGATTTAGGTTTTATATctgatgatattaaaaatgataaatatacTTTCAATTTAGAGAAACCTTCGAAATTATTTATAGCAACTAATGTAAATGAATCAGATTTaccaaaatatttaaatattaccTTTTCAGGAgcaaaaaaagaattttcattatctacAACCAAAATAGCACCAATTGTATCCTCGATAACAATTTCAGAAATATTAGATTCAATAACCTTTACTGgaacaaatttaaatgatccaCCACCAATTTCAATCTTGATTGGTGATAAAAATTACACAGAcctaaattttaattttaatcaagTCCAATGTAAAATTCAAAGATTAagttatgatgatgattttgtaatcgttaaaattattaatggagatgatttttacaaattcagTACTactatatatacatatataaacCAAAGCATACAAGTTGATTATTGTTCAAAAGTTTGTAAAAAACTTGATGATGGTGTTTgcattaaaataaaagaatattgTGGTGGTGGAAATATAATATCAAATTCTTGTACTTCTTCAACAGCAGGCGGTTGTAATTGTTCAaatgattttcaaaattctttttgttcCTATATACCTTGTCCTATGGATTGTAATTCTGAATCTAACCAAGGTATATGTAATTATCAAACTGGTAAATGTGAATGCCTACCATATTACCAAGGTCTGGATTGCTCTTTACCAAATAAACCCTGTAATACCAATTGTAGTTTTGATTCCGATCAAGGTAAATGTAATACTCAAACTGGTAATTGTGAATGCTCACCAAATTTCCAAGGTAAAAATTGTGAATTACCATTAAAATATTGTTCATCAGACTGTAGTGCACCATTAAATAAAGGTTTTTGTAATGATCAAACTGGTATTTGTCAATGTTTTCCAAATTATCAAGGTTCAGATTGTTCTTTACCATTAAAAGTTTGTACATCAGATTGTAGTTTCGATTTAAATCAAGGCTGGTGTAATAATCAAACTGGTACTTGTCAATGTAAACCAAATTATCAAGGTTCGGATTGTAAAACTCCATCACATTATATTACATCAGTTATTCCATGTTcaattgatggtggtgaagttttaattaatggttggtttggtaataataatgatggtacAAATTTACTATCATCATATAATATTGTTATAGGTAGTTTAGATTGTATTGTTacatcaattaatgaaacaGAAATTAAATGTAATCTTGGAGCAGGTACCGGtacaaaaaatattaaaattataaattcaattaatccaAATGTAATTTTCAATGGTAatggattatttaattatcaaaatccAATTAAAACTTGTCCAAATAGTTGTACaagtttaaataatggtaacTGTAATTCAAATACAGGTGAATGTCAAtgtaatgataaatttagAGGTTTCGATTGTAGTacaccaattaaaatcattgaaagTGCACCATCAACAAATACATCAATCAATAAAGAAACAGGAGGTATAGAACTTACCAATCAAGATACAATatatgaaatttcaattatatcattaaatgaaatttcaattgatggttcaattataaaatcatatcaattaaaagacAATTGgtcaatttataatataaatgatgaatcaacaacaaaaagaacaacaacaacaaaaagaacaacaacaacaacaacaacaacaacaacaacaacaacaacaacaacaacagattTCAATAATATATTCATGTTTtcacaaaaattaattaataatacatgTAAAATTACTTATACCATAGAAGagattaaattaaaagataagaACTTTACATTTGGAACAACAACGtttaaagttgaaaaagattcaataaaattatcagttttaattcaagattatcaatatcaaagttcattaaatacattacaattaatattttattcagCAGTTGgaaatgattcaaattctAACAATGATGATTGTAATAAACAAGATACATCAATTGATACATCAAATGcaaataatcaacaaatttcaaattatattcaaatttctaaaaattcaaaaacattAGTCGGTCGTTTCATTAATCAAGTCATTGCAGATTCAAGATCAACTTTTATGTCAAgtacaattattaaagataatgtaaaatcatcatcaattatgTTAGGATTAAATCTACCACATTGTAAAGAATGTTTAATTGATCCAGACTTTTCAGTTTTGGTTAGTCCagattttaaagaatcatGTAATGAATCAACAAATAAGAACAAATGGTTTATACCAGTCATTGTCGTTGCACCTGTGGTAGGTTGTGCTGCAATTCTTACTCTATCTATTGTTTTGTATAGAAAGAACAAATATAACATTAAAATTGCTtctgaaaaattaaaatctttgaaaaggaaataa